CAAAATTACCTAGCCTAAAATAGGCCGGCTGGAGCATGTCCGGAGGCGGCCATAAAAAAGAGCATTGGAATAGAGAGCATTGTGTTTGTCCTGGAGGCCAAAAGGGCCACGCGACCTGCCTTTGCCTTTTCTTCAGGGGTGGCGGGCACCATTCCCAGAACCTTTTTTTGGTTCCTCCAGATGATGGCCCAGACATTAACAAACATGATGGTTCCCAACCAGGCACCCATCCCGATCACCGCATCCTCACCTTGGAGGAGAAAAGCGGAGCCGAGACGTCCCTGGGAACCAAGGAGGAATACACCAAATAACCAGGTGGCTAACGCCGACCAACGAAACCATAAAAGAGCCCGGGGGACCAAATGTTTGAACGCCTCAGCCTTTCCATCGGCACTAACCGCCTTTAGAAAAGGGACTTGAATAAAATTAAAATAGTAGAGAATTCCAATCCAAGTGATTCCTGAAAGAAAATGCCCCCATCGAAAAAAAAGATCCAGTGCGGCTGCATTCATTGGTAACCTCCAAACGTTAAAATTAGTCTCACCTGATGAAAGGCTTTTTGCGTTTCTTAGGCGAGCACTTTAACCACAAAAAATAAAATGAGCGTTAATACAAAACCTGATATGATGGTTCCACTTACGGAATCAAGGGGATTCATATTTATTCCTCCTGGATTGATTTGCTTTCCTCATGCAATTCCAACAATAAATTTTTCTAAGGGAATTATATATGTTAGATGGAGGGGGCATAGATTA
The window above is part of the Nitrospiria bacterium genome. Proteins encoded here:
- a CDS encoding urate hydroxylase PuuD, translating into MNAAALDLFFRWGHFLSGITWIGILYYFNFIQVPFLKAVSADGKAEAFKHLVPRALLWFRWSALATWLFGVFLLGSQGRLGSAFLLQGEDAVIGMGAWLGTIMFVNVWAIIWRNQKKVLGMVPATPEEKAKAGRVALLASRTNTMLSIPMLFFMAASGHAPAGLF